The DNA window AGAAATGAACATTTATATCCATATTTTCCCACAGAGTAGATTCCCTCAAAGGAAACAATATTGGCAAAGAGAACATTTGCTACACCTGTAATTACACCTAACATAATAAATACAAAAGAGTTTAGCTTCTTTTTAATATAAATAATAAAGTATAATACCATGCTGTATGTGGTTCCCGCAACACTTCCTGCCAACTATGCTGTCTCCTCTGGTCCACAAGGATCCACAAGCCCGACTATACCTCCAACTAGAGCACCTATAAAGAAAACAAGTATTAGGTAAGCTATATAGAAACCTATGGCCTGCTTCCAGTTTCTTTGCAAGGCAAAATCAGTCAGATTTTTCAATTTCCTTTCCCTCCCCAGCTTACGATTAAAATTAAGTATCTCTACTAAATTATATTCATTACTACCACTTAATGCATTTTCTAATGAGTTTTTGTTAATTTTTTCTATATTCTCCCTTGTATTATCTCACCTTGTTTGTTATTAATATCCATCATGGAAATTTTATTGCTTAACTCTTGTACAGGAAAGCTATTAAAGCTTGTTAGAATAGCTTTAACTGCTGGAAAGGCTCGTCATTATTTTCTCTTTTTGTTTCAAGTTCATGATTGCCATTAGATTTAAATATTTCCTCAATAATGTTAATAGGAGTACCCTTATCAAGCCAGTAATCTAATGTTCCATCGTCTATTATAAGAAGCATTCTGGAATGAATATCTTTCATATATCTATTAGCCTCAGTGGTTATTATTACAAAGGATAGTTCCCTGTTTCCCTTTTCATCAGAAGTTAATTTAAATATCCCTCCTAGAGACATGATGTTTTTATCCTTTAAATATATGCCATGTTTAACCTTTTTCCTACTTCCTTCATCCTTCCACTCATAAAATAAATTGACAGGAGTAATACATCTTGCACTGTAAAAGGAATTTTTAAACATTGGCTTATCCATTATAGATTCAGCTCTGTCATTTATTACTAGTCTTTTATTACCATAGAAGGGAAAGCCCCATTTTGCAAATTTTAGTTTATTAACTTCTTCTTTTAATACTATTGGAGCAATTTGTGATGGGTAAAAGTCCCCTTTCTTGTAATCATCAACTTCACTCTTTTTAATATCCTATACTGCTTCAATATATCCTCTATGTCACTATCAAGCATGAATCTTCCACACATATATTATCTTACCACTATTATTCTTCTACTTTTTCAGGTATTTTCCCCTGAAACTCACTTGCCAATATGTCCATATATATGGTCATATTTCTTACTTCCAATTATGACAGCTTCTCTTCTTCTGCCAATTTCCTTAAGTCCACACTTCTTATAGGATTTTATTACCCTTTTATTAAAGGAATATCCCCTTAACATGATGTTGTTTAAATTTAATACATTAAAATCATAATCAAGTAATAGTTTCATAGCTTCTGTGCCATAGCCCTTGTTCCAATAGTTCTTATTTCTTATGAATATACCTGCTTCTGCAGTTCTATGTATTGGATTTACACCGCCTAAACTACAGTTGCCTATAACCTCATTATTGTTTAAGGTTACAATGGCAAAGTTATATCCTTCTTTACTTAACTTAATAAGTGCTTCCCTTTCCTTTTCCAAGGAATATATATTTGGAACTGCTAATAGATTTATGGTTACATCAATATCATTCATCCATTGAGCATATTGCTCTGCATCTTCCACATTTATTGGAGATAAGTATATTCTTTAGCCAGCTATTTTCTTAAAATATCTCATAGTTTTCCCCCCTTGCATGATACTGGTAAATATTGGTTTTAATAGATAGAAACTATTTGTAATCATTGTAGATTAAGAATAGCCTATTATACTGATCATATTCGAGATAATATATCTCTTTATAGCCTACAATCTTAAAAAAGTGGCTTAATAGTTTTTCCCATTCTTCTGTTGTCTGATTCTACAGAAAAAGCCCATCATCTAATAGGTTATCCTCTATAGCTTTTATATTCCATTCATTGATCTGATTGTCAGTAAGAAATGGATTCAGTTTTAGTAATACTTTACTATTAACTTTTAATATTCGCTTTATTTCTTTTAAAGCTTTAACAGCATCTGAAGGAATAAGGTTATCAATAATATTTGATAAAACTACGTCATTTTGCAAAATCACTTAAAATTTTTTTAAGTTCTTCAACTCCACCTACAATAAAGTCAAAATTACCTTCTCTTAATTGTTCCTGTAATTGCTCCTGATTTTTTTAGCGACTTTAATACCTTCAACTGAAATATCAATTTCAATATGGTTTTTAGTACCCCTTAAAAAAACACTTAAAAAGTAAAAGTCCGTTATCACATCCAAAATCAAGTATAGTATTTGACTCCTCACAAAGCCAGTCTAATGCCCTATCTAAATCCTCATTGCCAGTACTTTTTGTTATAGAGTTAATATTTATATCTTCTTTAAAGACATTGTTCCAGTATCTTATGATTTTTTCATATGTTAGCATTTGTATCCTCCTTCAACATTAAGGAACATAAAGATTAATTATCTAAAATCATCATCAGACCTATCTATATTTGGTGTAACAATAGGCTTGCCATCCTTATCCACTAATACAGTAAGACCACCGCAGTTCCCATCCCAAGCGAATAAATAATTAACACCAGTTTCAATATCTACAATAATTTTACAACCTGATAACATTCCTTTTTTATATACAACTTCAAATCTATTTTCTTCCATACTTTACCTTCTATAATTTCAAATTAATAATCAATCCACTCATCAAATCCTTTTCTTTTGCCTGTAAAGAAAAACTCTGTATGTCTACATCTAGGACAAACATACACATCAAATATCAAATGCTCTTCAATATCAAATAGTGCACCAAAAAAGCCCCTATTATTGTCTTGAGAATCGAAGCGATACTCTTTTATATACTTCATCTCATCATTACATCTTAAGCAGCTAAAACTTTTTTCCATATGAATCCCCTTTACAAAATGAGCATTATAAAAAATTTTGAACATTTCTTGCACTGATACTTTATTCTATTATATTCCAACTTTGTATATAGTTCCAACTATAAAAAATACTTTTCTTTTTATTGTCAATTTTCAATAATTTAAATTAACCCTATTAATTATATTTGTAGAAAAAGCTCCATGCATAAAATTTTCCTTTTTATATTGTTAAAGGTATGTGTTATGAATTAGGATGTAGTTAAAAGTTCTTTTAACTTTATAGAATGACATTATATACATGGGACATTTTTTGATATAAGCTGCTTCTTTAATACCCAAGGGCTTGTGGCTAAATTCAAAGTGCTATTCTATCAGACCAATTTGCTAAAAGATTGAGACTGTAAATAATTTTGTGATTTTAGAATTGAATTGTACCTTACTGACAAGAATTAAATTTGATATTTTGGAAATTTGTGATCCCTGATTTAATCTTATTTTTCCATTGATTTTTAAATTTATGCATTAAAATTTAAATTTTGGGAAATAATTCATAATGATAATTTTATATTCTCTTAAAACTTCTTTAGGTAGGGGAGACTATAGCTTTTAAAGATTTCACTATTTTGCTATAGTCTCTTTTCTTTATTTAGTTTTTATAGATACTTTTCTATTCAACTTTCAAAGAATATCATTAGCTGGTTTAATATTAGGTCCCAACTTCTATATCTCTGAGTCCATTTCTTTATGATATTCTGACTTGCTAGATACAATATTTTTTTCTAATGCTTGATCTGATGGGAATACTGATTTCGTCTTTGTAACCTTACTTAACTGTCTATGAAAGCCTTCAATTATGTGTGTGGTATACATTACTGTCCTAATCTCACCTGGATACTTGAAAAATGGTGATAGTACCTCCCAATTCATTTCCCAACTTTTAAAAGCATAAGGATACTTTTTGCCCCACTTTTCTTCTATTCTTGTTAAGTTATCTAGGGTAGCTTCCTCATTAACAGCCTTATATACACTTTTAAAGTCTTTGGAGAATTCTCTTAAATCCTTGTAACTTACGTATTTGAAGGAGCTTCTAAGTTGATATATTATGCATATTTGAATTTAGCATTAGGATAAGTTGCTTGAATTGCTTCCTTTAGTCGTGTTAGGCTATCTACACTAAATATTTGTACTTCTTCTACACCTCTATTTTTTAGGTCGTTTAGTACTTCTATCTGTTTCATTTTCGCCAATCCAAATACCGAGTACATCTTTACATCCATCTATATTTACACCTGAGACTAAATAAGCAGCCTTATTCTTAATTTGCCCATCTTCCCTAACCTTGTAGTGAATAGCATCCATGAAAACAAAAGGGTATATTGAATCTAAAGGTTTGTTTTGCCATTCTTTTATTTGAGGTATTATACTATCATTTATCTTACTCACCATTTCTGCAGATAATTCAATTCCATATATATCTTTAATTTGATTGTGTATGTCTCTGGTAGACATACCCCTTGAGTAAAGGGATATTACTTTCCCTTCTATGCCTGAAATATCACGTTTATTCCTTGGTACGACTACTAGCTCAAATTCACCATTTCTGTCTCTTGGGACTTCTATTGGTATTTCTCAAAACTGAGTTTTTACTGTTTTCTCTGAATAGCCATTCCTCACATTATCGGTTTGTTTGTTTTTTTTATCCCCTTTGGCATAGCCTAATTCCACTTCTAATTCTGCTCTAACATCTCTTGGAGAATATCTTTAAACATATCCTTGAGGTATGAATGTAAATCTGTTGCTGTTTTTAGATTACCATCTTTAATCATATCTCTTAATGCTTCTTTAGGTAATATTGACATAAAGTTAGCTCCTTTCTTTTAAGAATTCTATTTTTAATACTTGCCAGAAAGGAGCTAAATTTTTCACAGAAGTACAAATTATTTTACACTACCCAATCTTATATAAATAAGCAATAATTTAGTTGTATCAAATGGAAAAGTATACTTAAATACTCCTAAAACAGAAGAAAGTCAAAGAACTCTTTATATATCAGATAATTTAAAAAACTTCTCAAACAACATAAAAAAATGCAAAATCAACATAAACTAAAATATGGGGAATATTATCACGACAATATATTTAAGATAGAAAATGCAATTTTATTATGATTTGGGAAGATGGTAAATACATTCAACCTAATTATTATAGTCATAGATTTAGAAAGATATTGAAGAAACCTAACTTCGACAAGGTTATAAGATTTCATGATCTTAGACATACAAATGCGACTCTTCTCTTGTCACATGGTGTAGATTTTAAAGTGATTCAAACTAGACTTGGCCACTTCGATATTAATACTACTTTAAATATTTATTCTCACGTTAATTTAGAAATGCAGAAAGATGCGACTACAAAACTAAATGAAATTTTACACGGTGGAAATTAGGTGGCAAAAAGTAAAATACACCTTATAAAAAGGTGTATTTTACAGCAATGAGTAAATCTATAAGCCGTGTTCTGTCTTGGATGATCATCTATCTATGACCTATTGTTACCAATAGGTTCATGCGACCTACCAATCGGGACAGCAGCGGGCCACTGCCTTTTTAATCCCTAGCTTGGTCTTGCTCCGGATGGGGTTTACAGAGCCAACTAGTCGCCTAGTTGCTGGTGAGCTCTTACCTCACCTTTCCACCCTTACCCAACATTTCAAATGGAATGTTAGGCGGTATATTTCTGTTGCACTATCCTTAGGGTCGCCCCCACTGGACGTTATCCAGCATCCTGCCCTATGGAGCACGGACTTTCCTCATGCTAAAGCACGCGATCACCCGATTTACTCATTATCCGATATTTTATTGCATCATAACTATAGCATAAATCCAAAACTTTTTCAACAACAATATTTGCCAGCCATAATCAAAATATTATTCCTTCTCCAAATATAATATCCTATCACAGTATTCACAATGTAGTACAGAATTAGAATGTTTTAACCGATCCACCGTAATGGCAGGAAGGACCACATTACAGCCACCACATCTATTATCTATAACCTTAACTACTGCAATCCCCCTAGTTTTAATCAACTTGTTGAATTCTAAAATCAAATTTTCATCCATATTGGAGGATATACTTTCAATTCTCTTTCTAACATCTATTGCCTTTCCATTTAATTCCTCAATAATGGATTTATAATCTTTCACTAAGCTTTTATACTCCTTTTTTAAATTATTAAAATCCTCTTTTAGATTAACAAGCTTACTTTTGAACTCATCAATATCTTCCATCATATTTATCATTTCCAACTCTTTTTCTTCAATTAATGCTTTAATCTTCTCCCTTTCCTCATTTAGAAAAGTTAATTGTTTCAAATCTTTAATACTGCCATCGAATAGACTTTTTTCCACTTCTTTAAGTTTAAAATCAAGGTTTCTTAGAATTTGATTTTCCTTATTAAGTTTCCTTTCATTTTCTTTTATAGAAGTTTCCAATTCTATAATATCCGTTTCCTTCCTATCCAATTCAATAGCTAATAATTTTATATCTTCTCCATTTTGAATTTCCTTAAGCTTCTTTTTAATATCTGCTAATAAGCTTTTATTTTTTTGCAGTTCCCACAAATCTTCTATATCATCCATATATTTACCTCCAAAAATTTAATAGAAAGCAAAAGGTGGACTGCTTTTATCGTGCAAATATATTTCTACTTTATTTTCTAGTATTTTATCTAAATAATCCTTTATAATTGGGAGTATCACCTTTTCAGTGTGATAATGACCTGCATCTACAAGGGTAAGCCCTAATTCATTAGCATACTGGGCATCATGGTATTTAACATCTCCAGTAATATATAAATCTGCACCTCTTTTATAGGCATCATAGATAAAAGAAGCACCACTTCCTCCACATACTGCTACCCTTTCAACGATCCTATTTCGGTTTCCATAAACTATTACTCTATCAACCTCTAAACTTCTTTTAATGATATCCAAATAATCTAATAGAGCCATTTCCTTTATACTGCCTATTCTACCATACCCATAAGCTTTACCTTCATTTTTTAATGGGTATATATCATAGGCTACTTCTTCATAGGGATGATGCCTTATCATCTCTTTTAATACTTCATCTAAATTATTGTCTTCAACAATGGTTTCGATTCTAACTTCTTCAACTTCCTCTAATTCATAAACTTTTCCGATAAAAGGTTTAGTCCCCCTTAAAGGCAAAAAGGTTCCCATACCTTCAACATTATAGGTACAATGGCTGTAGTTTCCAATCCAACCAGCACCCATATCACCTAAAACTTTTCTTATAATAGGTGCATAATCTTTTGGAACGAATACCACTAATTTATATAAGGGATCTCGATAATTAACCCTTAAAGGCTCATGATTTTTGATCCCCAATGTATTGGCTAAAGCATCATTTACGCCACCTGGTACCAAATCCAAATTAGTATGTGCATTGTATACAACTAAGTCTTCCTTAATTATATCATAGATCAAACTTTCCTTATATGATTCTTTGGTTATTCTGGACAAGGATTTGAATATAATAGGGTGATGGGTAACTATCATTTGGACTTTTTTATTCATGGCTTCCAAGAAAACCTCTCGGTCCAAATCCAAGGATATTAATATTTTTGAAACCTCCCTTTCAGGGTCACCTATCTGAAAGCCAGTATTATCCCATTTATCGATTAAATAAGGAAAAGCCCATTGATCTAATAGCTTAATTATATCTATTGCCTTCAATTCCTTTAAGCACCTCCTTTAATTTATTAACCTCCATCACTATTTCTTCATACCTGTTTTTACTTTTTTCTGTATTCTTGTCCTTTAATTTTTCTAAAACATTATTGAGTATACTTATCTTCTCTTCTACAAAATCCTTTAATAAAGGGTCTTTTTTCAATATCAACTTTTCTCCTATTTCATAATGGATATAGTCTTCAACTATAGATTTGCCTTTTTTTGCATAGATGATCTCATAAAATTTATCATCTTCTTTTACCAACTTTTCATCTATTATTTCAAAACTATTAATATACAAATACTCTCTCAATTCCCTGCTTGCTACATTTGGTTGTAGTATAAAATGAGTTATAGAATCTCTTTTATTTCTGTCCTTATCTAATATGTCTCTAATAAGTAACCCGCCCATTCCAGAAATCACAACTGTATCTACCTCAAAAGGCTTCAACACTTCTAATCCATTGCCTAATCGAATATCTATATGGTTTTCCAGATTTTCCTCTTTAACCAATTGTATTGTTTTTGCCAAAGAATTCTTACTGAGGTCTGTAGCTATTACCTTTTTTGCTATCTTATTTTTTATCAGGTATATAGGTATATACCCGTGATCAGTTCCAATATCTGCTACTATTGTATTAGGTGGTATTAAATCAGCGATAGCTTGTAATCTACTGGATAGTCTCATCAGTACATTCCTTTCATAATTAATTTGTAATATCTATAATTAAAGATTCGCATTTAGCGAATCTTTAATTATTCAAGAAAGTCCTTTAGCTTCTTACTTCTGCTAGGATGTCTTAATTTTCTTAAAGCCTTAGCTTCTATCTGTCTTATTCTTTCTCTTGTTACATCAAATTCTTTGCCTACTTCTTCTAATGTACGGGCTCTACCATCATCAAGCCCAAACCTCAACCTTAAAACCTTCTGTTCTCTTGGAGTAAGGGTGTCCAATACATCTACCAGTTGTTCCCTTAACATAGTGTAGGTTGCTGCTTCAGCAGGAGCTAAAGCATTGTCATCCTCTATAAAATCACCAAGATGACTGTCTTCTTCTTCTCCAATGGGAGTTTCCAAAGACACGGGTTCTTGAGCTATTTTCATAATCTCCCTTACCTTTTCTACTTCCATATTCATTTCTTTCCCTATTTCCTCAGGTGTAGGGTCTCTTCCTAACTCTTGAACTAATTGTCTTTGAACTCTCACTAACTTATTAATGGTTTCAACCATATGAACTGGAATACGAATGGTTCTAGCTTGGTCAGCAATAGCTCTAGTTATAGCTTGACGTATCCACCAAGTAGCATAGGTACTAAACTTAAAACCCTTTTGATAATCGAACTTTTCTACTGCTTTCATTAACCCTAAATTTCCTTCCTGAATTAAATCTAAGAACAGCATACCCCTGCCTACATACCTTTTTGCAATGCTAACCACCAATCTTAAGTTGGCTTCTGCTAATTTCTTTTTAGCTAATTCATCTCCTTCTTCCATTCTCTTGGCTAATTCTATTTCTTCTTCTGCAGTAAGCAATGGAATTTTCCCAATTTCCTTTAGATACATTCTAACAGGATCATCTACACTTATTCCTCTTGGTAAAGATAAATCTTCCTTAAGATCTATATCTTCCTCTGCTTCATCACTAGTTTCAAGGAGCATATCGTCTTCTTTATCTCCTACTATATCGATCCCCATATCCTCAAATCTTACATATATGTCATCTATTTGATCTGGATCCAGTTCTATTTCCTCTAGTGCATCCATAATTTCTTTATATGTTAAGACTCCACTTTTTTTACCCTTATCTATTAATTGTTTAATTGCTAATATTTTCTCTTTC is part of the Tepidimicrobium xylanilyticum genome and encodes:
- a CDS encoding SOS response-associated peptidase, whose product is MKKSEVDDYKKGDFYPSQIAPIVLKEEVNKLKFAKWGFPFYGNKRLVINDRAESIMDKPMFKNSFYSARCITPVNLFYEWKDEGSRKKVKHGIYLKDKNIMSLGGIFKLTSDEKGNRELSFVIITTEANRYMKDIHSRMLLIIDDGTLDYWLDKGTPINIIEEIFKSNGNHELETKRENNDEPFQQLKLF
- a CDS encoding GNAT family N-acetyltransferase, whose product is MYLSPINVEDAEQYAQWMNDIDVTINLLAVPNIYSLEKEREALIKLSKEGYNFAIVTLNNNEVIGNCSLGGVNPIHRTAEAGIFIRNKNYWNKGYGTEAMKLLLDYDFNVLNLNNIMLRGYSFNKRVIKSYKKCGLKEIGRRREAVIIGSKKYDHIYGHIGK
- a CDS encoding DUF6440 family protein — protein: MEENRFEVVYKKGMLSGCKIIVDIETGVNYLFAWDGNCGGLTVLVDKDGKPIVTPNIDRSDDDFR
- a CDS encoding tyrosine-type recombinase/integrase, producing the protein MIWEDGKYIQPNYYSHRFRKILKKPNFDKVIRFHDLRHTNATLLLSHGVDFKVIQTRLGHFDINTTLNIYSHVNLEMQKDATTKLNEILHGGN
- a CDS encoding zinc ribbon domain-containing protein; the protein is MDDIEDLWELQKNKSLLADIKKKLKEIQNGEDIKLLAIELDRKETDIIELETSIKENERKLNKENQILRNLDFKLKEVEKSLFDGSIKDLKQLTFLNEEREKIKALIEEKELEMINMMEDIDEFKSKLVNLKEDFNNLKKEYKSLVKDYKSIIEELNGKAIDVRKRIESISSNMDENLILEFNKLIKTRGIAVVKVIDNRCGGCNVVLPAITVDRLKHSNSVLHCEYCDRILYLEKE
- a CDS encoding Nif3-like dinuclear metal center hexameric protein — its product is MKAIDIIKLLDQWAFPYLIDKWDNTGFQIGDPEREVSKILISLDLDREVFLEAMNKKVQMIVTHHPIIFKSLSRITKESYKESLIYDIIKEDLVVYNAHTNLDLVPGGVNDALANTLGIKNHEPLRVNYRDPLYKLVVFVPKDYAPIIRKVLGDMGAGWIGNYSHCTYNVEGMGTFLPLRGTKPFIGKVYELEEVEEVRIETIVEDNNLDEVLKEMIRHHPYEEVAYDIYPLKNEGKAYGYGRIGSIKEMALLDYLDIIKRSLEVDRVIVYGNRNRIVERVAVCGGSGASFIYDAYKRGADLYITGDVKYHDAQYANELGLTLVDAGHYHTEKVILPIIKDYLDKILENKVEIYLHDKSSPPFAFY
- a CDS encoding tRNA (adenine(22)-N(1))-methyltransferase translates to MRLSSRLQAIADLIPPNTIVADIGTDHGYIPIYLIKNKIAKKVIATDLSKNSLAKTIQLVKEENLENHIDIRLGNGLEVLKPFEVDTVVISGMGGLLIRDILDKDRNKRDSITHFILQPNVASRELREYLYINSFEIIDEKLVKEDDKFYEIIYAKKGKSIVEDYIHYEIGEKLILKKDPLLKDFVEEKISILNNVLEKLKDKNTEKSKNRYEEIVMEVNKLKEVLKGIEGNRYN
- the rpoD gene encoding RNA polymerase sigma factor RpoD; the encoded protein is MSPNNKPELEKEKILAIKQLIDKGKKSGVLTYKEIMDALEEIELDPDQIDDIYVRFEDMGIDIVGDKEDDMLLETSDEAEEDIDLKEDLSLPRGISVDDPVRMYLKEIGKIPLLTAEEEIELAKRMEEGDELAKKKLAEANLRLVVSIAKRYVGRGMLFLDLIQEGNLGLMKAVEKFDYQKGFKFSTYATWWIRQAITRAIADQARTIRIPVHMVETINKLVRVQRQLVQELGRDPTPEEIGKEMNMEVEKVREIMKIAQEPVSLETPIGEEEDSHLGDFIEDDNALAPAEAATYTMLREQLVDVLDTLTPREQKVLRLRFGLDDGRARTLEEVGKEFDVTRERIRQIEAKALRKLRHPSRSKKLKDFLE